Proteins from one Ipomoea triloba cultivar NCNSP0323 chromosome 1, ASM357664v1 genomic window:
- the LOC116033217 gene encoding phytosulfokines 3-like, with product MSKVTSFCMIAFLVLLLAASQVVSRPVPVATFSDVTPVETNHGDKMAVRGGVEGSCAGEGEEECLMRRTMEAHIDYIYTQKQKQP from the exons atgtctAAAGTTACAAGCTTTTGCATGATCGCCTTCCTAGTACTTCTGTTGGCGGCGTCGCAGGTTGTTTCCCGGCCAGTCCCGGTGGCCACCTTCTCCGACGTCACTCCGGTGGAGACCAATCATGGG GACAAGATGGCAGTGAGAGGAGGTGTGGAGGGAAGCTGTGCAggggaaggagaagaagaatgcCTGATGAGAAGGACGATGGAGGCTCACATTGATTATATCTACACACAGAAGCAGAAGCAGCCATGA